The genome window ATTTTCTCAGAAACATAATGTAGTAGTATTTCAAAAGTTTATAAAAGGGAATACATTAGCACGTATTATTTCTATTCCGAAACGTGGTGATATTATACTCCTTGATGAATTTGGGAATAGTCTGACACTTAGTGCTGCATTAAAAGAAGGGTATGAGTCTGCCTATATGTTATCTAATAAACCACGAAGCCATCATCAAAGATTTGTGAAATTCCGTTTTCCGAAATCCAATCAATTACGAAATAACATTTTTCATTTAATCGATAATATATTGGAGTATGTGTCGCCAAGGAATTTAAAAGTATCAGAAGAAGAGGGATTCTGGTATTTTGAGGTCCGTCAATCTTTAATTACATTGCCACCAGGAATACAGGCAGAATGGATAAATGAATTAACACCCTATATAATAGAAGGAAAAATTGTTCCACGTGTCAATCATAGTGTATATTTGGACAGTAACACAGTAACAAAACCTGTAATACTCACAAATAAGGAGTACCAATATATAAAAAAAATTACAGATGAAACAAATAGCTCTATTGAAGAATTTATTGCAATTGCAATTCGAGATAAAATTAATCAACACTTACTTAATCAAAAATAAAAGGTCCATTTAAACAAATTTTCCTTTTTCAAACTGATTACACACCTTTTTTAGAATAATAGTATTAGTATGTCCAAGATTAAAAGATCACTTGCATGTATCTTGAAGTTTTTGCACCAGAACCATGATTAGAAATATCTAAGAATCTTAAACATAAAATAGTAATGACACCGAGAAAAAATCATTGTACGTTATTCTTATCGTCGTGTTTCAAAAAGGCACCTAAAAAGGTGCTTTTTTTGCTTTGCACCCTTCAAGAAGGACATGCATAAGGCATAGGGCAACATTAACAATGCAAAGGGAACTTGCTACATTCTTATATGCAATATTACATATAAGAATGTATTGATAAAAATGTAAGCGCTTACTATAATAAGAGTATAAAGATAAATCACATCTTAGCAACAACAAAAGAGGAGGAAATAATATGACAATCGCAATGACAATTTTAAAATTTGTAGGTGGAGTACTCCCATTCGTTCAAGAACTTTTAAAAGCATTTATGTAAATTCACTATTTAGCAATTATTTATAAATAATTATCATACCTTAGTTCGAAAAAAGGAAGGGGCTGATTTTTTTGGAAATTAAGAAAAATAATAAGGGAATAAAACTCCTAGCATGTTTATTAGTTAGTTTAAGCACTATTAGTTATTCATCTATTTCCTTTGCGGAAACAAAAACAGGTAATTCAGCTGGTGCAACAAAAAATGCAAGTGGCATTGATACTGGTATAGCAAATCTAAAGTATAATAATCAAGAGGTTTTAGCAGTAAATGGTGATAAAGTAGAGAGTTTTGTTCCAAAAGAAAGTACAAATTCAAATGGTAAATTTGTAGTAGTTGAACGTGAGAAAAAATCACTTACAACTTCACCAGTCGATATTTCGATTATTGATTCTGTGGCTAATCGTACATATCCAGGAGCAGTACAACTTGCAAATAAAGCTTTTGCAGATAATCAACCTAGTTTGTTAGTAGCTAAGAGAAAACCTTTGAATATTAGTATAGACTTACCTGGCATGAGAAAAGACAATACAATTACTGTCAAAAATCCTACATATGGTAATGTGTCTGGTGCAGTAGATGAATTAGTATCTACTTGGAATGAAAAGTATTCAAAAACACATACGTTACCTGCAAGAATGCAGTATACAGAATCTATGGTGTATAGTAAATCTCAAATAGCAAGTGCTCTTAATGTTAACGCTAAATATCTTGACAATGCACTGAACATTGACTTTAATGCTGTTGCAAATGGAGAGAAAAAAGTGATGGTTGCGGCATATAAGCAAATCTTTTATACCGTAAGTGCAGAACTACCTAACAATCCATCAGACCTTTTTGATAATAGTGTTACGTTTTACGAGTTAACTCGTAAAGGGGTAAGTAAGGCGGCTCCGCCTGTTATGGTATCAAATGTAGCTTATGGTAGAACAGTTTATGTGAAATTAGAAACATCATCTAAGAGTAAAGATGTACAAGCTGCTTTTAAAGCCTTAATTAAGAATCAAAGCGTTGAAGCGAGTGGACAGTACAAAGATATTTTTGAAGACAGTACCTTTACCGCTGTAGTATTAGGCGGAGATGCAAAAGAGCATAACAAGGTTGTTACAAAAGATTTTAATGAAATCCGAAATATCATTAAAGATAATGCAGAATTAAGTTCTAAAAATCCAGCATACCCAATTTCATATACAAGCACTTTCTTAAAAGATAACGCAACTGCTGCTGTTCATAACAATACAGATTATATTGAGACTACAACTACAGAATATTCTAGTGCTAAAATGACGCTTGATCATACTGGTGGATATGTTGCTCAATTTGATGTATCTTGGGATGAATTCTCATATGATGAAAAAGGAAAAGAAGTACTAACCCATAAAACTTGGGAAGGAAATGGTCAAGACAAAACGGCTCATTACTCTACAGTTATACCGCTTCCACCAAATTCAAAAAATGTAAAAGTCGTAGCAAGAGAATGTACAGGTCTTGCATGGGAATGGTGGAGAACAATCATTAATGAACAAAATGTTCCATTAACAAATGAAATAAAGGTTTCAATTGGAGGAACAACATTATATCCGACTGCTAATATTAGTCATTAGGTAGAAGTGAAGCGCCCTGTAAACAGGGCGCTTTTTTACTTGGTCGCAAGTATATCGGCGCTTTTTCAAATATATGATACTCATCTAATTGGAGTATCAAACTCTAGAGAATTGTGCACTAGAACCCGGAAAACAACTATTAAAGATTATATTGAAGATACTTTAGATAGATTATAAGTTGTTAAAATAGTCTGTAAAGCAAAATCTTTCACAAGAACAGGAAAAAGAGCATTCAATAAATAGCTTGAGAACTTCCCAAAGCATATTTCTTAAAAATCTAGTTTACATAAGAAATCTTATCGGTAGTTGTGAAAAGTGAAATATTTCGTCTCAAAATAAAAAGAAATATTGTCTTATTGAGACGGAAATGAGAGAATTTTATAATATCTAGTAGGGGTGCACTTCAATGTATGGCTAAATTTTCTTCGAAAGAAAAAATACGAGCGGTGAGACGATATTTAGAGGGGACTGAAGGTGGAAAAACAATTGCTAAATCTATTGGTGTTCACTCCAGTATGCTCTATCAGTGGATTAGACAATATGAATCTTTAGGTGAAAATGCTTTTGAAAAACGCTATACATCCTACTCTCCCCAGTATAAACTAGATGTACTTCATTATATGAACGAACAAGGGACATCTATTAGGGGTCACCATACATGCCTATCTCCCGAAAAGGTTGCTTTTTTCTTAGATTGTATAGAAAGAATACCGTTTTTTTGTACTTAGGGATAGTGAAAATTCTTAAGTTGATGGGCATGGGTCACCATACATGCCCATCAACTTAAGAACCAAAATAAAATGGGGTTTCCTTCAAAACAGCTAAAAACTGTTTAACATATTGGTTATTCTTAAAAATACGCATGCTAAATAAACTCTAACGAGTTTTATTTTTAAAATTATGCAGCTTTCTTTTGTTCTCTAGCTATACTATACTCATAATGAACACCCATGATATCGAAGACCGTTTTCTTCTCATATCTGTGAGATTTCCGCCCGTTTTTCTCTAGAAGGTGGAACAGGCGGATCAGAAGCTTTGTTACTTCTTGGGTGTTTTGCTGTATGGCTTGATAGAGGAGAAATAGATGGTCTTGAATCATTCCAATTGCTTTATATTCACTTAATTCTTTTTGCTTCTTCTGTAATAAAAGTTGACGCATTTTAAACATGGTAGAAGAACATAAGAAAATAGCGATCAGTTTTCCGTATAAATGGCACTCTATTCTTTCTTGTTTGACAGTGCGACAATGATCTATATCAAATAATGATTTCCACGTTTTAAAAACAATTTCTATCTGCCAGCGTAGTGTATACAATTCATGTACTTGTTCTATCGGAACCCACTCCCAAGGTGCATTTGTCACATATACATTTAATCCCGCTACTAATTTACTTTTCTCTGAATAGGTTCTGTGTTTTGACTTTTCTTTTTCTGCAATTTTCTCTAGGCGTTTTTGTAATTGTGCCGCTGTTAAACGATGAAAAACGAGACGTGAAAATAACTGCTGTTTATCTCCAATATAAGCTTGCTGGTATTCTACCGTTTCTCCAGGTTTAAGTTGATTTAAAATCTGTATAACATTAATTTGTATGTATTCTGATTGTTTTTTAATGGAACCATTTTTAAAATATTCCGGATTTGGATTTTTCACATATACATTCGTATTTAACTTTAACCGCGAAATATAATACGTACC of Bacillus clarus contains these proteins:
- a CDS encoding thiol-activated cytolysin family protein, whose product is MIFLEIKKNNKGIKLLACLLVSLSTISYSSISFAETKTGNSAGATKNASGIDTGIANLKYNNQEVLAVNGDKVESFVPKESTNSNGKFVVVEREKKSLTTSPVDISIIDSVANRTYPGAVQLANKAFADNQPSLLVAKRKPLNISIDLPGMRKDNTITVKNPTYGNVSGAVDELVSTWNEKYSKTHTLPARMQYTESMVYSKSQIASALNVNAKYLDNALNIDFNAVANGEKKVMVAAYKQIFYTVSAELPNNPSDLFDNSVTFYELTRKGVSKAAPPVMVSNVAYGRTVYVKLETSSKSKDVQAAFKALIKNQSVEASGQYKDIFEDSTFTAVVLGGDAKEHNKVVTKDFNEIRNIIKDNAELSSKNPAYPISYTSTFLKDNATAAVHNNTDYIETTTTEYSSAKMTLDHTGGYVAQFDVSWDEFSYDEKGKEVLTHKTWEGNGQDKTAHYSTVIPLPPNSKNVKVVARECTGLAWEWWRTIINEQNVPLTNEIKVSIGGTTLYPTANISH
- a CDS encoding IS4 family transposase, which gives rise to MNLSIQEELQPFAEELQRYITPGFLEELAREIKFIKRKRKFSGSDLATICIWISQRVASDPLVRLCSRLHAATGTLLSPEGLNKRFTAKSVLFLKHIFSLLLQQKICEQTHISNQLFAHFKRIRIMDATMFQVPNTLEHIYPGSGGCAQTAGIKIQLEYDLHSGQFLNFQVGPGKNNDKTFGTECLDTLRPGDLCIRDLGYFSLEDLDQMDQRGTYYISRLKLNTNVYVKNPNPEYFKNGSIKKQSEYIQINVIQILNQLKPGETVEYQQAYIGDKQQLFSRLVFHRLTAAQLQKRLEKIAEKEKSKHRTYSEKSKLVAGLNVYVTNAPWEWVPIEQVHELYTLRWQIEIVFKTWKSLFDIDHCRTVKQERIECHLYGKLIAIFLCSSTMFKMRQLLLQKKQKELSEYKAIGMIQDHLFLLYQAIQQNTQEVTKLLIRLFHLLEKNGRKSHRYEKKTVFDIMGVHYEYSIAREQKKAA